In Syntrophotaleaceae bacterium, a genomic segment contains:
- a CDS encoding rhodanese-like domain-containing protein produces the protein MGLLDYFKPVQTWSAEQVRQYLDTHRPQDYNLVDVRQPGEYREGHLPGAQLIPVKELEGRLGELDPGKQTITYCAAGVRSRAGTSILQNAGFEKVVSMSGGIHGWKGMVAEGELELNRAWFSTARSPEDYIGLSWLLEDGTRQFYAELEKTAENDDFKSFFRELVTAEEQHKSSLRTLYQGLHENHSHRKFPEAVVSELPPRTMLEGGVPLTEALQWVEGKSLHQVLQLAVALEANAYDRYLLMRREAGDEQSRSIFNHLAEEEKIHLQLLSDRLDRILENPV, from the coding sequence ATGGGGTTGCTGGATTATTTCAAGCCGGTGCAAACCTGGAGTGCCGAACAGGTGCGGCAGTATCTGGATACCCACAGGCCGCAGGACTACAATCTGGTCGATGTTCGCCAACCCGGGGAGTACCGGGAAGGGCACCTGCCGGGAGCACAACTGATCCCGGTGAAGGAACTGGAGGGCCGTCTCGGTGAGCTCGACCCCGGAAAGCAGACTATTACCTACTGTGCTGCGGGAGTGCGCAGTCGCGCCGGTACCTCGATTCTGCAGAACGCCGGCTTCGAAAAGGTCGTCAGCATGTCCGGAGGAATCCATGGCTGGAAAGGGATGGTGGCAGAGGGGGAATTGGAACTGAACAGGGCATGGTTTTCCACTGCGCGCTCTCCGGAAGATTATATCGGTCTCTCCTGGCTGCTCGAAGACGGCACCCGGCAATTTTATGCGGAATTGGAAAAAACGGCTGAAAATGACGACTTCAAAAGCTTTTTCCGGGAACTGGTGACGGCCGAAGAGCAGCACAAATCATCCTTGCGAACCCTTTACCAGGGACTCCACGAAAACCATTCCCACAGGAAATTTCCCGAAGCAGTGGTGTCGGAACTGCCGCCCCGGACAATGCTTGAAGGCGGGGTGCCCTTGACCGAGGCCCTGCAATGGGTGGAGGGGAAAAGTCTGCACCAGGTGCTGCAGCTGGCCGTTGCTCTTGAAGCCAACGCCTATGACCGTTACCTGTTAATGCGGCGTGAGGCTGGGGATGAGCAGAGTCGCTCCATTTTCAATCACCTGGCCGAGGAGGAAAAGATTCACCTGCAGCTTCTTTCGGACCGACTTGACAGAATTCTGGAAAACCCGGTTTGA
- a CDS encoding endonuclease/exonuclease/phosphatase family protein: MSKRPWSRKPFSGDGDPPTEKHAGDGNSADRMLSGILWHGLWFFALSMTALLFAGWVWGDRLLAVRLTQYLLPWVFFGLLAAMVPSVLTRRGWLVLALALPALIIAYHYLPVFLPKKIRPFENHPELKVMSFNVWSENHSLQSVAELIERENPDILLLQEIEPFQMKELQQFLAASTGLEDSPWDFAYAPLIMQATGSRYPVSELATNRRKGKMQAVRVETPAGGITVFNVHPLRGNWQRRHRQMQTLLREDILVTDEPVILGGDFNTTDMSETYALLSRYLDNAHWEAGWGFGFSYPAERHAWQRFLPSWPLVRIDHIFYNSHFAALCAETLDESAGSDHFPVVARLVLTKGPGLTAMTPRTIPPQPAAAAEKRETLQTGFNSFIKQVQTGFSRILSSRSERSCR, encoded by the coding sequence ATGTCCAAACGACCCTGGTCCCGCAAACCTTTCTCCGGCGACGGTGACCCGCCAACAGAGAAGCATGCCGGAGACGGAAATTCTGCTGACCGAATGCTATCCGGGATTCTTTGGCACGGGCTCTGGTTCTTTGCCCTGTCCATGACAGCCTTACTTTTTGCAGGGTGGGTCTGGGGGGACCGCCTGCTTGCGGTTCGTCTGACCCAATACCTGCTGCCATGGGTATTTTTCGGCCTTCTGGCCGCGATGGTCCCGTCCGTCCTCACTCGCCGGGGTTGGCTGGTGCTGGCTCTGGCGCTTCCGGCTCTGATCATTGCCTACCATTACCTGCCGGTTTTCCTCCCCAAAAAGATCCGTCCTTTTGAAAATCATCCCGAACTCAAGGTTATGAGCTTCAATGTCTGGTCGGAAAATCACTCTCTGCAGTCAGTGGCCGAACTGATCGAAAGGGAAAATCCCGACATCCTGCTGCTGCAGGAAATTGAACCTTTCCAGATGAAAGAGCTTCAGCAATTTTTGGCCGCTTCAACCGGCCTTGAAGACAGCCCCTGGGATTTCGCCTACGCTCCACTTATAATGCAGGCGACGGGCAGCCGTTATCCGGTCAGCGAGTTGGCGACCAACAGACGGAAAGGAAAGATGCAGGCCGTGAGGGTGGAAACGCCCGCCGGCGGGATTACCGTTTTCAACGTCCACCCCCTGCGGGGCAACTGGCAGCGGCGGCACCGGCAGATGCAGACCCTGTTGCGGGAAGATATTCTGGTAACCGATGAACCGGTCATTCTTGGCGGGGATTTTAACACCACTGACATGAGCGAAACCTACGCACTGCTGTCCCGATATTTGGACAATGCCCACTGGGAGGCCGGCTGGGGTTTCGGCTTTTCCTACCCGGCCGAACGCCACGCCTGGCAAAGGTTTCTGCCCTCATGGCCGCTGGTGCGTATCGATCATATTTTCTACAACTCGCACTTTGCCGCGCTCTGCGCAGAAACCCTGGACGAATCGGCAGGGTCCGATCATTTCCCGGTAGTGGCTAGGCTCGTGCTGACAAAAGGGCCGGGCTTGACTGCCATGACCCCTCGAACAATTCCTCCCCAACCGGCTGCAGCCGCAGAAAAAAGAGAGACGCTGCAGACCGGTTTTAATAGCTTTATCAAGCAGGTTCAAACCGGGTTTTCCAGAATTCTGTCAAGTCGGTCCGAAAGAAGCTGCAGGTGA